Proteins from a genomic interval of Trifolium pratense cultivar HEN17-A07 linkage group LG6, ARS_RC_1.1, whole genome shotgun sequence:
- the LOC123892887 gene encoding ABC transporter B family member 1, which yields MSKESEEIKTSGEQWKWSEMQGLELVNDDNNSDPFKGNLPTVIEEGVSQNQVQVSKEMVETSEAKKEEKVVKSVPAVGFGELFRFADGLDYILMTIGTVGAIVHGCSLPIFLRFFADLVNSFGSNANNLDKMTQEVVKYAFYFLVVGAAIWASSWAEISCWMWTGERQSTKMRIKYLEAALKQDIEFFDTEVRTSDVVAAINTDAVMVQDAISEKLGNFIHYMATFVSGFVVGFTAVWQLALVTLAVVPMIAVIGAIHTTTLAKLSSKSQEALSQAGNIVEQTVVQIRVVLAFVGESRALQGYSSALKVAQKLGYKTGLAKGMGLGATYFVVFCCYALLLWYGGYLVRHHETNGGLAIATMFAVMIGGIGLGQSAPSMAAFTKARVAAAKIFRIIDHSPGIDRNSESGLELETVTGLVELKNVDFSYPSRPDVLILNDFSLSVPAGKTIALVGSSGSGKSTVVSLIERFYDPTSGQVMLDGHDIKTLKLKWLRQQIGLVSQEPALFATTIRENILLGRPDANQVEIEEAARVANAHSFIIKLPDGYETQVGERGLQLSGGQKQRIAIARAMLKNPAILLLDEATSALDSESEKLVQEALDRFMIGRTTLVIAHRLSTIRKADLVAVIQQGSVFEIGTHDELFSKGENGVYAKLIKMQEVAHETAMNNARKSSARPSSARNSVSSPIIARNSSYGRSPYSRRLSDFSTSDFSLSLDASYPNYKHEKLAFKDQAGSFWRLVKMNSPEWLYALIGSIGSIVCGSLSAFFAYVLSAVLSVYYNPDHKHMIREIDKYCYLLIGLSSTALIFNTLQHFFWDIVGENLTKRVREKMLTAVLKNEMAWFDQEENESARISARLALDANNVRSAIGDRISVIVQNTALMLVACTAGFVLQWRLALVLIAVFPVVVAATVLQKMFMTGFSGDLEAAHAKATQLAGEAIANVRTVAAFNSESKIVRLFASNLETPLQRCFWKGQISGSGYGIAQFALYASYALGLWYASWLVKHGISDFSKTIRVFMVLMVSANGAAETLTLAPDFIKGGRAMRSVFDLLDRRTEIEPDDQDATPVPDRLRGEVELKHVDFSYPTRPDMPVFRDLNLRIRAGKTLALVGPSGCGKSSVIALIQRFYDPTSGRVMIDGKDIRKYNLKSLRRHISVVPQEPCLFATTIYENIAYGHDSATEAEIIEAATLANAHKFISSLPAGYKTFVGERGIQLSGGQKQRIAVARAFLRKAELMLLDEATSALDAESERSVQEALDRASTGKTTIIVAHRLSTIRNANVIAVIDDGKVAEQGSHSQLMKNHQDGIYARMIQLQRFTHNEVIGMASSSTSST from the exons ATGTCAAAAGAATCTGAAGAAATTAAAACTAGTGGTGAGCAATGGAAATGGTCTGAAATGCAAGGTCTTGAGCTTGTGAATGATGATAACAATTCTGACCCTTTTAAAGGGAACTTACCAACAGTAATAGAAGAGGGTGTTTCTCAGAATCAAGTTCAAGTTTCCAAGGAAATGGTGGAAACATCAGAAGCTAAGAAAGAGGAGAAGGTTGTTAAGAGTGTTCCTGCTGTTGGGTTTGGAGAGTTATTCAGATTTGCTGATGGGTTGGATTATATTCTAATGACTATTGGAACTGTTGGAGCAATTGTTCATGGTTGTTCTTTGCCTATTTTTCTTAGATTCTTTGCTGATCTTGTTAACTCTTTTGGTTCCAATGCTAATAATTTGGATAAGATGACACAAGAAGTTGTTAAG TATGCATTTTACTTCCTTGTGGTGGGTGCTGCTATTTGGGCATCTTCATGGGCAG AGATTTCGTGTTGGATGTGGACCGGAGAGCGTCAATCAACAAAGATGAGGATCAAGTATCTGGAAGCTGCATTGAAACAAGACATTGAATTCTTTGACACCGAAGTTCGAACTTCTGATGTTGTTGCTGCAATCAACACTGATGCTGTGATGGTTCAGGATGCCATTAGTGAGAAG TTGGGAAATTTCATTCACTACATGGCTACTTTTGTTTCTGGTTTTGTTGTTGGATTCACTGCTGTTTGGCAATTGGCTTTGGTTACCCTTGCTGTTGTTCCTATGATAGCTGTTATTGGAGCCATTCACACCACTACTTTGGCTAAGCTCTCTAGTAAAAGCCAAGAAGCTCTTTCTCAAGCTGGCAACATTGTGGAACAG ACGGTTGTGCAAATCCGTGTAGTGTTGGCTTTCGTTGGTGAGTCTCGAGCACTACAAGGCTACTCATCAGCCTTGAAGGTTGCTCAGAAGCTTGGCTACAAAACAGGATTAGCAAAGGGAATGGGATTAGGTGCAACTTACTTTGTTGTTTTCTGCTGCTACGCGCTTCTGTTGTGGTATGGAGGCTATCTTGTAAGGCATCACGAAACCAATGGAGGACTTGCCATTGCAACCATGTTTGCTGTCATGATTGGTGGAAT AGGCTTGGGGCAATCTGCACCTAGCATGGCTGCATTTACAAAGGCGAGGGTTGCTGCGGCTAAGATTTTCCGGATAATCGATCACAGTCCTGGTATAGATAGAAACAGTGAATCAGGATTGGAATTGGAGACAGTTACTGGACTTGTGGAACTTAAAAATGTCGACTTTTCTTATCCATCTAGGCCCGACGTTCTGATCCTCAATGATTTCTCCTTGAGTGTTCCTGCCGGAAAGACCATAGCTTTAGTCGGTAGCAGTGGCTCCGGCAAGAGCACTGTTGTTTCCCTTATTGAGAGGTTCTATGACCCAACTTCAg GACAAGTTATGCTAGATGGTCATGACATTAAAACTTTGAAGCTTAAATGGTTGAGGCAACAGATAGGACTAGTGAGCCAAGAACCTGCTTTGTTCGCTACCACGATTCGAGAAAATATACTCTTGGGAAGACCTGATGCAAACCAGGTTGAGATTGAAGAAGCTGCTAGGGTTGCTAATGCTCATTCGTTCATCATCAAACTTCCTGACGGCTATGAAACTCAG GTAGGAGAAAGAGGGTTACAACTTTCTGGAGGGCAAAAACAAAGAATAGCAATAGCAAGGGCAATGTTAAAAAATCCAGCAATTCTTCTCCTAGATGAGGCAACAAGTGCATTGGACTCTGAATCAGAAAAACTGGTGCAAGAAGCACTTGACCGGTTCATGATCGGAAGAACGACTCTTGTAATTGCTCATCGCCTCTCCACAATTCGCAAAGCTGACCTCGTAGCTGTGATTCAACAAGGAAGTGTTTTTGAAATTGGAACTCATGATGAGCTCTTCTCTAAAGGTGAAAATGGAGTCTATGCCAAGCTTATTAAGATGCAGGAGGTTGCCCATGAAACTGCTATGAATAATGCTAGAAAGAGTAGTGCAAG GCCTTCAAGTGCAAGAAACTCAGTTAGCTCGCCGATAATTGCGAGGAATTCTTCTTATGGCCGGTCACCGTACTCACGTAGATTGTCCGATTTCTCTACATCAGATTTTAGTTTGTCCCTTGATGCATCATATCCAAATTACAAGCATGAAAAGCTTGCCTTCAAAGATCAAGCCGGTTCCTTCTGGAGACTAGTAAAAATGAACTCTCCTGAATGGCTCTATGCTTTAATTGGTTCAATCGGCTCAATTGTTTGTGGATCGCTTAGTGCTTTCTTTGCTTATGTTCTTAGTGCTGTCCTCAGTGTCTATTACAATCCGGACCACAAACACATGATCCGAGAAATAGATAAGTACTGCTACTTATTGATTGGTCTTTCATCAACTGCACTTATCTTCAACACATTGCAACACTTCTTCTGGGATATTGTCGGGGAAAATCTTACGAAACGTGTGAGGGAGAAAATGCTGACTGCAGTGCTTAAGAATGAAATGGCATGGTTTGATCAGGAGGAAAATGAGAGTGCTAGGATTTCTGCAAGGCTGGCTCTCGATGCCAACAATGTCAGATCAGCCATTGGAGACCGAATTTCAGTCATTGTGCAGAATACTGCACTTATGCTTGTTGCTTGTACTGCAGGTTTTGTGTTGCAGTGGCGTCTCGCCCTTGTCCTCATTGCTGTATTCCCTGTTGTTGTTGCAGCCACTGTTTTGCAG AAAATGTTCATGACTGGTTTCTCTGGTGACCTAGAAGCTGCTCATGCCAAGGCCACACAACTAGCTGGAGAGGCTATAGCCAATGTAAGAACTGTTGCAGCCTTCAACTCAGAATCGAAAATTGTTCGCCTTTTCGCCTCCAACCTTGAAACTCCACTACAAAGGTGCTTTTGGAAGGGACAGATTTCCGGAAGTGGATATGGAATAGCTCAGTTTGCACTTTATGCTTCTTATGCACTTGGTCTTTGGTACGCTTCTTGGCTAGTGAAACACGGAATATCCGACTTCTCTAAAACAATCCGAGTTTTCATGGTCCTCATGGTCTCTGCCAATGGTGCTGCCGAGACTTTAACACTGGCTCCTGACTTCATCAAGGGAGGTAGAGCCATGAGATCAGTTTTTGATCTCCTCGACCGTCGAACCGAGATTGAACCAGATGATCAAGATGCTACTCCAGTTCCTGACCGTCTCCGCGGTGAAGTTGAACTTAAGCATGTGGACTTCTCTTATCCCACTAGACCCGATATGCCGGTTTTCCGTGACCTTAATCTTCGTATCCGAGCTGGCAAAACGCTTGCCCTTGTTGGACCTAGTGGCTGCGGTAAGAGCTCGGTGATTGCACTTATACAGAGATTCTATGATCCAACGTCTGGCCGGGTAATGATTGATGGAAAAGACATCAGAAAATACAACCTCAAATCCTTAAGAAGACACATTTCTGTAGTACCTCAAGAGCCGTGCCTCTTTGCTACTactatttatgaaaatattgcATATGGCCATGACTCAGCAACAGAAGCCGAGATAATCGAAGCAGCAACACTTGCTAATGCTCACAAGTTCATATCTTCTCTACCAGCCGGATACAAAACATTTGTAGGGGAGAGAGGCATTCAACTCTCCGGGGGACAAAAACAAAGAATAGCAGTTGCTCGTGCTTTTTTGAGGAAAGCCGAGCTTATGCTTCTTGACGAGGCAACAAGTGCACTTGATGCTGAGTCAGAGAGGTCTGTTCAAGAGGCTCTAGACCGCGCTTCAACGGGGAAAACAACCATCATTGTTGCACATAGATTATCAACTATAAGGAATGCCAATGTGATCGCTGTGATTGATGATGGTAAAGTAGCTGAACAAGGTTCACATTCACAGTTGATGAAAAATCACCAGGATGGAATATATGCGCGCATGATTCAATTACAAAGGTTTACACACAATGAGGTAATTGGTATGGCATCTAGTTCAACTTCTTCAACATGA